In Opitutus sp. ER46, the following are encoded in one genomic region:
- a CDS encoding VCBS repeat-containing protein, with protein sequence MYRYLVCLLFLTVAGVSAPHNQLSRLQYNQPGTVSDLGVGLWAWPLPMDYNGDGLMDLVVVCTDRPYNGAYFFENTGTIDIATGLPLMKPAVRLGKSAPSPQVSYVNGRPVVTTTGTVYPNFLRSAFEHPQALAATDPVPAKARVRAKQWRFVDYDGDGRTDLVVGVDYWSDYGEVSPKVSQWSDQGEWKTGPLRGQVYFLRNVGTESAPRYAEPIQLKTQDDRWLETYGQPSPSFGDFDGDGDLDLVCGEFLDGFTYFENVGTRTNPVYAPGRAITVGGVPLHMDLCMITPTAVDFDGDGILDLVCGDEDGRVALLRGTGKRVDGIPQFVPPVYFRQIATDVKFGALAIPCAVDWDGDGLEDLIVGDSAGYVGFIKNLGGTTPRWALPVYLTAAGKVIREQAGPNGSIQGPAERKWGYTNPSVADWDGDGLPDLITNGIWGRIVWYRNVGTRTDPKLAAAQPIEVAWSGPTPKPAWNWWQPQGRELVTQWRSTPLAIDLNHDGLTDLVTLDTEGYLAFFERRRTPSGALELLPPQRAFQVVNADGSRTALRVAEKTGGGSGRRTFCFADWDGDGKADLLINGVNADFFRNVGEKPGEWVFKNEGPVDPERLAGHNTGVTVVHWAKNGAPDLLIGAEDGRLYHLPNPAR encoded by the coding sequence ATGTATCGATACCTCGTCTGCCTCTTGTTCCTCACCGTTGCCGGAGTATCGGCTCCGCACAACCAGCTCTCCCGCCTGCAGTACAACCAACCCGGGACCGTCTCGGATCTCGGCGTCGGCTTGTGGGCGTGGCCGCTGCCGATGGACTACAACGGGGACGGCCTCATGGATCTCGTGGTCGTGTGCACGGACCGTCCCTACAACGGCGCCTATTTCTTCGAGAACACCGGCACCATCGACATTGCCACTGGCCTGCCGCTCATGAAACCAGCGGTCCGCCTCGGCAAGTCGGCACCGTCACCGCAGGTCTCGTACGTGAACGGGCGCCCGGTGGTGACGACGACGGGAACGGTCTATCCCAATTTCCTGCGCTCTGCCTTCGAGCATCCCCAAGCGTTGGCCGCGACCGACCCGGTGCCGGCAAAGGCCCGGGTGCGGGCGAAGCAGTGGCGGTTTGTGGATTACGACGGGGACGGCCGGACCGATCTCGTCGTCGGCGTCGATTACTGGAGCGACTATGGCGAGGTCTCACCCAAGGTGTCGCAGTGGAGCGACCAGGGCGAATGGAAGACCGGTCCGTTGCGCGGCCAGGTCTATTTCCTGCGCAACGTCGGGACGGAGTCGGCACCCCGCTATGCCGAGCCGATCCAGCTCAAGACGCAGGACGATCGCTGGCTGGAGACGTACGGACAGCCCTCGCCGTCGTTCGGCGATTTCGACGGCGACGGTGACCTGGACCTCGTGTGCGGGGAGTTCCTCGATGGCTTCACCTATTTCGAGAACGTCGGCACGCGCACCAATCCGGTCTATGCTCCGGGTCGCGCGATCACCGTGGGCGGTGTGCCGCTCCACATGGACCTGTGCATGATCACGCCCACGGCGGTGGACTTCGACGGCGACGGCATCCTCGACCTGGTGTGTGGCGACGAAGACGGACGCGTGGCGCTGCTGCGCGGGACGGGAAAGCGGGTCGATGGCATCCCGCAGTTCGTGCCGCCGGTGTATTTCCGGCAGATCGCCACCGACGTTAAGTTCGGCGCGCTCGCGATCCCCTGTGCCGTCGATTGGGACGGCGACGGACTGGAGGATCTCATCGTCGGCGACAGCGCCGGTTATGTCGGCTTCATCAAGAACCTCGGCGGCACGACGCCTCGTTGGGCGCTCCCGGTGTATCTCACGGCGGCCGGCAAGGTGATTCGTGAACAGGCGGGACCCAATGGCTCGATCCAAGGCCCGGCGGAACGGAAGTGGGGCTACACCAACCCAAGCGTCGCCGACTGGGATGGCGACGGCCTGCCGGATCTGATCACCAACGGGATCTGGGGCCGGATCGTCTGGTACCGCAACGTCGGGACGCGGACGGACCCGAAGCTCGCCGCCGCGCAGCCGATCGAGGTGGCGTGGTCCGGACCGACGCCGAAGCCGGCCTGGAACTGGTGGCAGCCGCAGGGTCGCGAGTTGGTGACGCAGTGGCGCAGCACGCCTCTGGCGATCGATCTCAACCACGACGGCCTGACCGACCTGGTCACCTTGGACACGGAGGGCTATCTCGCCTTCTTCGAGCGGCGACGGACGCCCTCCGGGGCGTTGGAACTGCTGCCGCCGCAGCGGGCGTTTCAGGTGGTCAACGCGGACGGGAGTCGTACCGCGCTGCGCGTGGCCGAGAAGACCGGCGGAGGCAGTGGACGCCGGACGTTCTGCTTCGCGGACTGGGATGGCGACGGGAAGGCCGACCTTCTGATCAACGGCGTGAACGCCGATTTCTTCCGGAACGTCGGCGAAAAACCGGGTGAGTGGGTGTTCAAGAATGAAGGCCCGGTCGATCCCGAGCGCCTCGCCGGGCACAACACCGGTGTGACGGTCGTGCACTGGGCGAAGAACGGCGCCCCCGACCTGCTGATCGGCGCCGAAGACGGCCGCCTCTACCACCTGCCGAATCCAGCGCGCTGA
- the nth gene encoding endonuclease III, producing MTRAERAALIDRRLAELYPDPAIPLAHKDAFTLLIAVLLSAHTTDKSVNRVTPELFARADTAAKMAQVPVEEIQRIIRPVGLSPTKAKAIAALSRILVEKHGGEVPASFEALEELPGVGHKTASVVMVQAFGVPAFPVDTHIHRLAERWGLSNGRSVEQTETDLKALFPREHWSALHLRFIYYGREHCTARGCDGTTCEICRTVFPPRAKAAGKPVAKAVRK from the coding sequence ATGACCCGAGCTGAACGTGCCGCGCTGATCGACCGACGGTTGGCGGAGTTGTACCCCGATCCCGCGATCCCGCTGGCGCACAAGGATGCGTTCACCCTGCTGATTGCGGTGCTGCTGTCGGCGCACACGACGGATAAGTCCGTGAACCGGGTGACGCCGGAGCTCTTCGCGCGGGCCGATACCGCGGCGAAGATGGCGCAGGTGCCGGTGGAGGAGATCCAGCGGATCATCCGCCCGGTGGGGCTATCGCCGACGAAGGCCAAGGCGATCGCGGCGCTTTCCCGGATCCTGGTGGAGAAACATGGCGGCGAGGTGCCGGCGAGTTTCGAGGCGCTGGAGGAGCTGCCGGGGGTGGGGCACAAGACGGCCAGTGTCGTGATGGTGCAGGCGTTCGGCGTGCCGGCGTTCCCGGTGGACACGCACATCCACCGGCTGGCGGAGCGCTGGGGCCTGAGCAACGGCCGCAGCGTGGAGCAGACGGAGACCGACCTGAAGGCGCTGTTTCCCCGCGAGCACTGGAGCGCGCTGCACCTGCGCTTCATCTACTACGGGCGCGAGCACTGCACCGCGCGCGGCTGCGACGGCACCACTTGTGAGATCTGCCGAACGGTCTTTCCGCCGCGGGCGAAGGCGGCTGGAAAACCCGTCGCGAAGGCAGTACGAAAATGA
- a CDS encoding nucleotide-binding protein, translating into MQKRAVRHRRETDNRIAAGTCYTQAGLVAKSSRQPPAIPPSLSPSAAKAALQNAVERGRKILASNSIEAAQFDTWRNVTREALVGAFGSESQHVTTFMWAGRSAIGIVGPSWGRADHTDWNQRRHDELAKKVEVLVAILDAVDFDPAEAAAPAEAREEESSIPSTREIFVVHGHDDATKVKVARLLERLGFQPVILHERPNEGLTIIEKFEKHAGRASFAVVLLTPDDVGCAESDGKTKPRARQNVILELGYFIGKLGRARVCVLYTPGVELPSDILGVVYTPLDPSWEFSVARELRAAGFSIDMNRL; encoded by the coding sequence GTGCAAAAACGCGCGGTGCGACATCGCCGGGAAACCGACAATCGCATTGCCGCGGGCACATGCTACACGCAGGCTGGCCTTGTGGCTAAGTCCAGCCGTCAACCTCCTGCGATTCCTCCGTCGCTATCCCCGTCAGCAGCTAAAGCTGCGCTGCAAAATGCGGTCGAACGCGGGCGAAAAATACTTGCCAGCAATTCTATCGAAGCAGCGCAGTTCGATACTTGGCGGAACGTAACACGCGAGGCCCTGGTGGGTGCCTTTGGTTCAGAATCACAGCACGTCACTACGTTTATGTGGGCTGGTCGTTCCGCGATTGGAATCGTCGGGCCGTCGTGGGGCCGCGCCGACCACACCGATTGGAACCAGCGTCGTCATGATGAGCTGGCCAAGAAGGTTGAGGTGCTCGTGGCCATCTTGGATGCCGTCGATTTTGATCCGGCCGAGGCAGCGGCCCCCGCGGAAGCGCGAGAAGAAGAATCCTCCATTCCGTCGACTCGTGAGATCTTCGTAGTACATGGCCACGACGATGCGACCAAGGTAAAAGTGGCCCGGCTGTTAGAGCGGCTGGGTTTCCAACCCGTAATTCTACACGAGCGGCCGAACGAGGGCCTAACCATTATCGAAAAGTTCGAAAAGCATGCCGGAAGAGCGTCGTTCGCGGTGGTGCTTCTTACGCCAGACGACGTGGGTTGCGCGGAATCAGACGGTAAGACAAAGCCACGAGCGCGGCAGAATGTAATTTTAGAGTTGGGTTACTTCATCGGAAAATTAGGTCGCGCTCGCGTGTGCGTGCTCTACACGCCGGGAGTCGAGCTGCCGTCGGATATTTTGGGCGTTGTCTACACCCCGCTCGATCCCAGTTGGGAATTCTCAGTCGCAAGAGAGCTCCGCGCGGCGGGGTTCTCCATCGACATGAATCGTCTGTGA
- a CDS encoding XRE family transcriptional regulator → MSVAAPVPVSSAVLVWARQESGYALERVAEKLAVAPERLAEWERGERQPTMRQIEMLARVFHRPLSLFFQPKPPSLPPLAAEYRRLPGIVPGAESPELRLALRKMSARREAMLQLLIELGESTAVFDLAAHLAESPVAVAERLRAALGVSPMHQREWSNEWQAWAAWRTAVERLGVLVFQFSKIPPEEARGLALLRTPLPVAAVNPKEIPEIRAFTLIHEVVHLMLAAAKEEAPAARETRDDEAWAAVERFAEETASQTLVPEAMLAQEIQAGALPRHDWDLSDVRSLARRFKITPLAMATRLRGSGYFDWAHYQGWKRAWESFVATLKPRSGGYAHPVELTLGRAGRPFTRTVLEALDANRITPVNAARYLDLKFEHFEKLRAALTKRPGAEAADE, encoded by the coding sequence ATGTCTGTTGCCGCTCCAGTTCCTGTCTCTTCCGCCGTGCTCGTCTGGGCGCGGCAGGAAAGCGGCTATGCACTGGAACGGGTCGCTGAAAAGCTGGCGGTTGCCCCCGAGCGGCTGGCCGAATGGGAGCGCGGTGAGCGGCAACCGACGATGCGACAGATCGAAATGCTGGCCAGGGTCTTCCATCGGCCGCTCAGTCTGTTTTTCCAGCCGAAGCCGCCGTCACTTCCGCCGCTCGCAGCCGAGTATCGACGCCTGCCCGGCATCGTGCCCGGGGCCGAGTCTCCGGAGTTGCGACTTGCGTTGCGGAAGATGTCCGCGCGACGGGAAGCGATGCTGCAGCTGCTGATCGAACTCGGTGAATCGACGGCCGTGTTCGACTTGGCGGCCCATCTTGCCGAGTCTCCTGTCGCCGTCGCGGAGAGACTTCGTGCCGCGTTGGGCGTCAGCCCGATGCACCAACGCGAATGGTCGAACGAATGGCAGGCGTGGGCCGCTTGGCGCACGGCGGTGGAGCGGCTCGGCGTGCTCGTCTTCCAGTTTTCCAAGATTCCACCTGAGGAGGCGCGTGGTCTCGCGCTGCTCCGTACGCCCCTGCCGGTGGCTGCCGTGAATCCGAAAGAGATCCCGGAAATCCGGGCTTTCACACTCATCCACGAGGTCGTCCACCTGATGCTCGCAGCGGCCAAGGAGGAGGCCCCCGCGGCTCGCGAGACGCGGGACGATGAGGCGTGGGCGGCGGTCGAGCGGTTCGCGGAAGAAACCGCCAGCCAGACCTTGGTGCCGGAAGCGATGCTGGCGCAGGAAATCCAGGCTGGCGCCTTGCCGCGGCACGACTGGGACCTGAGCGATGTGCGCAGTCTGGCCCGGCGGTTCAAAATCACGCCGCTGGCAATGGCGACGCGGCTGCGCGGTTCCGGGTACTTTGATTGGGCGCATTATCAAGGTTGGAAGCGCGCCTGGGAAAGTTTCGTTGCGACGCTCAAACCCAGGTCCGGAGGCTACGCGCATCCGGTCGAGCTGACGCTGGGCCGCGCGGGACGCCCCTTTACGCGGACCGTACTCGAAGCGCTGGATGCCAATCGCATCACGCCGGTGAATGCGGCCCGCTATCTGGACCTGAAGTTCGAGCATTTCGAAAAACTGAGGGCTGCCCTTACAAAGCGCCCCGGAGCGGAGGCCGCGGACGAATAA
- a CDS encoding DUF4411 family protein — translation MAGPTYALDTNVFMDWQVRFYPTDIFVSLTAKVDVLIKEGRLFSPALAKEELAVVGSAELVTWAEARDEIWTPTETLLGTALSIQNRFPGLRDPKAEYEEADAYVIALAQICNGNGIVVTQETSAAEKRNPKRPMFIPDVCRELGLTCISLQGLMRRERWVF, via the coding sequence ATGGCCGGTCCCACCTACGCGCTGGACACCAACGTGTTCATGGATTGGCAGGTGCGGTTTTACCCCACGGACATCTTCGTGTCGCTCACGGCCAAGGTCGACGTGCTGATCAAGGAGGGTCGGCTGTTTTCTCCCGCGTTGGCCAAAGAGGAACTGGCGGTTGTTGGGTCGGCCGAACTCGTGACATGGGCGGAGGCCAGGGATGAAATTTGGACGCCGACCGAAACGCTGCTGGGGACCGCCTTATCCATTCAAAATCGGTTTCCTGGCCTGCGTGATCCCAAGGCCGAATACGAAGAAGCGGACGCCTATGTGATCGCGCTGGCGCAGATCTGCAACGGGAACGGCATCGTCGTGACGCAGGAGACCTCCGCGGCGGAAAAGCGAAACCCGAAGCGTCCGATGTTTATCCCTGACGTGTGCCGGGAACTGGGTCTGACCTGCATCAGCCTGCAGGGGCTCATGCGGCGCGAACGGTGGGTGTTCTAG
- a CDS encoding DUF3160 domain-containing protein: MISRIFLAVVGLFLASIALGEGVVIPPRPAPPARPEELDRRELSPQQRKAAQAHWQEARERWRADVKAWEAALTPEQRAALKQEEERVRNERREAAARERRLPVATDGYAWEMAAAQRKLAPAEIARLRTDKIAYGATVKQSFVPYLHGPVFITSDSLLNAFHVLFEDTFREYELRQVTELRQRLETVFRQARVNLEKSPFPAGETAPAWRQVQFAIGPALCLLGSPVDLFDEDVRAEIQTQVAKIREAKDLALPTWLEPVAPSFRSLDYRACQPIGFYAGEDKLADYFRAVRWLQLVPFRAERDVEVAAIGMLGYGVNQALRSGSAQYFAKYGVVLGETDTRGLPEAAYDFQNFFSVARGGTWADALREKKRWILPLVVTPDEQASLPRGQLPANAEALLARLEYRVLPAHRVWDSAVFQQLANRQLEPEGLAVAMLLGSDLARTHLQHLKPGQVQAAADAAKAGATSEPRGEPSLYEDYLNVLRTLTAPPPPEAPAFLRSAAWQAKSTQTLLSGWAQMRHTFTLQAKRSELYLGMTITPPGFVEPNPEFFAQMADLIERARGLFEANRAQWDDLASVTRKLEALAQKQLRQQPWSPTDETFLRDYGTRLAHVMGYAANSYLTPHDDAPRWADVHHTEQGNDTLAVGVGRPRILYVLYPWNGLEILCQGAVLPYYEYRSHQRLTDPEWKALLDSPAAPAQPTWLLPYVRN; the protein is encoded by the coding sequence GTGATCTCACGGATCTTCCTCGCGGTGGTTGGACTGTTCCTGGCTTCGATTGCCCTCGGTGAAGGCGTCGTGATTCCCCCGCGGCCGGCCCCGCCGGCGCGGCCGGAGGAACTTGACCGACGCGAGCTCAGTCCGCAGCAGCGCAAGGCCGCCCAAGCGCATTGGCAGGAGGCGAGGGAGCGCTGGCGCGCGGATGTTAAAGCGTGGGAGGCGGCGCTGACACCGGAGCAGCGTGCCGCCCTGAAGCAGGAGGAGGAGCGGGTGCGAAATGAACGTCGGGAAGCCGCAGCACGCGAAAGGCGTCTCCCGGTCGCGACCGACGGCTATGCGTGGGAGATGGCGGCGGCGCAGAGGAAGCTCGCCCCGGCCGAGATCGCGAGGCTCCGCACCGACAAGATCGCCTACGGGGCCACGGTGAAGCAGTCGTTTGTCCCGTACCTCCATGGGCCGGTCTTCATAACGAGCGACTCGCTCCTGAATGCGTTTCACGTGCTGTTCGAGGACACCTTTCGCGAATACGAGCTGCGGCAGGTCACTGAACTCCGCCAGCGCCTGGAAACGGTCTTTCGCCAGGCGCGCGTGAACCTGGAGAAGTCCCCGTTTCCCGCCGGCGAGACCGCCCCCGCGTGGCGTCAGGTTCAGTTCGCGATCGGTCCGGCCCTTTGCCTGCTCGGCAGCCCGGTCGACCTGTTCGACGAAGACGTCCGGGCGGAAATCCAAACCCAAGTGGCGAAAATTCGGGAAGCGAAAGACCTCGCGTTGCCCACCTGGCTCGAGCCGGTCGCGCCGAGTTTTCGCTCGCTCGATTACCGCGCGTGCCAGCCGATCGGCTTCTACGCGGGCGAAGACAAGCTGGCCGACTATTTCCGCGCGGTGCGCTGGCTGCAGTTGGTGCCGTTCCGCGCCGAGCGTGACGTCGAGGTCGCCGCCATCGGGATGCTCGGTTACGGTGTGAACCAGGCGCTTCGCAGCGGCAGCGCCCAGTACTTCGCCAAGTACGGCGTCGTGCTCGGGGAGACCGACACTCGCGGGCTTCCCGAAGCAGCCTATGATTTTCAGAATTTCTTCTCGGTCGCGAGAGGCGGGACGTGGGCGGACGCGCTGCGCGAGAAAAAGCGGTGGATCCTGCCTCTCGTGGTCACGCCGGATGAGCAGGCGTCGCTACCGCGCGGCCAGCTGCCGGCGAACGCGGAGGCCCTGTTGGCGAGACTCGAATACCGCGTGCTCCCGGCGCATCGCGTGTGGGATTCGGCGGTCTTCCAGCAACTGGCCAATCGGCAGCTCGAGCCCGAGGGACTCGCCGTCGCGATGCTCCTGGGCTCCGATCTCGCGCGCACGCACCTCCAGCACTTGAAGCCCGGGCAGGTGCAGGCGGCCGCCGACGCCGCGAAGGCGGGCGCCACGTCAGAACCGCGAGGCGAGCCCTCGCTGTATGAGGATTACCTGAACGTACTTCGCACGCTGACCGCGCCGCCGCCGCCGGAGGCGCCCGCGTTCCTGCGCAGCGCAGCGTGGCAGGCAAAATCGACGCAAACCCTGCTCTCCGGCTGGGCGCAGATGCGGCACACCTTCACGCTCCAGGCCAAACGCAGTGAGCTGTATCTCGGGATGACCATCACCCCGCCCGGCTTCGTGGAGCCGAACCCCGAGTTCTTTGCGCAGATGGCCGACCTCATCGAACGGGCGCGGGGGCTGTTCGAGGCGAACCGCGCGCAGTGGGACGACCTGGCGAGCGTGACGCGAAAACTCGAGGCCCTCGCGCAGAAACAACTTCGGCAGCAACCCTGGTCACCGACGGACGAGACCTTCCTGCGCGACTATGGCACGCGGTTGGCGCACGTGATGGGCTACGCCGCCAATTCGTATCTGACGCCCCACGACGACGCGCCGCGCTGGGCGGACGTGCATCACACCGAGCAGGGCAACGACACGCTCGCGGTCGGCGTCGGCCGGCCCCGGATCCTCTACGTTCTCTATCCCTGGAACGGCCTGGAAATCCTGTGTCAGGGCGCCGTGCTGCCCTACTACGAATACCGCTCGCACCAGCGCCTCACCGACCCCGAGTGGAAGGCGCTCCTCGACTCCCCCGCCGCCCCCGCCCAACCCACCTGGCTGCTGCCCTACGTGCGGAACTGA
- a CDS encoding OPT family oligopeptide transporter, giving the protein MASDISTPGSAPAPVPVTAAEREAEWLAKVYRPSDANLTVRAVLIGMLIGAAMCLSNLYVFFKTGWSMGVTLTACILAFGVFQVLQRVGLVKKPLGALENNALTTVASGAGYMTGGGNMAAFGALLMVTTVRPDTLSMVAWFGLIAALGVFAAIPIKRQLINHEGLAFPTGTATAETISSIHEAAAGSGRSKASWLGWSAVFAAVFTWLRDAWHWIPGAVGLPLTLGGRALAEWTLALKAEVVLIGGGALMSFRTGWSLLLGGILTYAVLAPALLQKGIITSVSYKAIVAWTLWPGAAILVASGLTSFALDYKSIARSFTGLTKVFRKKDATAETGISAVECPEWWFPAGFVILSPFVVFLMVWLFQIPMWAGIIAVPLAVVMGFVAARVTGETDVTPTKALGPVTQLIYGVITPGNLSGNIMSANVTGGIGLHAADLLTTLKTGWLLGAKPRHQLYAQLFGVIAGAIIVVPAFNIILPDPSLLGGEAWPAPSCVVWAGVSKAFSGGLAALHPTSKTAILVGLALGVALALLEKFAPKKLRSALPSPSGLGIAMVIPGSNCIAMFIGAAGAEFMRRRFPKVAERTVVPVASGLIAGESLMGILIAVLTVAHLL; this is encoded by the coding sequence ATGGCTTCCGATATCTCTACCCCCGGCTCCGCCCCTGCCCCTGTCCCTGTCACCGCTGCCGAGCGCGAAGCCGAATGGCTCGCCAAGGTCTATCGCCCCAGCGACGCCAACCTCACCGTCCGCGCCGTGCTCATCGGCATGCTCATCGGCGCGGCGATGTGCCTCTCCAACCTCTACGTTTTCTTCAAGACCGGCTGGAGCATGGGCGTCACGCTCACCGCGTGCATCCTCGCGTTCGGCGTGTTCCAGGTGCTGCAGCGCGTCGGGCTCGTGAAGAAGCCGCTCGGCGCCCTCGAGAACAACGCGCTCACCACGGTCGCCTCCGGCGCCGGCTACATGACGGGCGGCGGCAACATGGCCGCCTTCGGCGCGCTGCTCATGGTCACGACCGTCCGCCCCGACACGCTCTCGATGGTCGCCTGGTTCGGCCTCATCGCCGCGCTCGGCGTGTTTGCCGCGATCCCGATCAAGCGTCAGCTCATCAACCACGAGGGGCTCGCGTTCCCCACCGGCACCGCGACGGCCGAGACCATCAGCTCCATCCATGAGGCGGCCGCCGGCTCCGGCCGCAGCAAGGCCTCCTGGCTCGGCTGGTCCGCCGTGTTCGCCGCGGTGTTCACCTGGCTGCGCGACGCCTGGCACTGGATTCCCGGCGCGGTCGGCCTGCCGCTCACGCTCGGCGGCCGCGCGCTTGCCGAATGGACGCTCGCCCTCAAGGCCGAGGTCGTCCTGATCGGCGGCGGCGCGCTCATGAGTTTCCGCACCGGCTGGTCGCTCCTGCTCGGCGGCATCCTGACCTACGCCGTGCTCGCGCCCGCGCTGCTGCAGAAGGGCATCATCACCTCGGTCAGCTACAAGGCCATCGTCGCGTGGACGCTCTGGCCGGGCGCCGCGATCCTCGTCGCCTCGGGCCTCACCTCGTTCGCCCTCGACTACAAGAGCATCGCCCGGTCGTTCACCGGCCTGACCAAGGTCTTTCGCAAGAAGGACGCCACGGCCGAGACCGGCATCAGCGCCGTCGAGTGCCCCGAGTGGTGGTTCCCCGCCGGCTTCGTGATCCTGTCGCCGTTCGTCGTGTTCCTCATGGTGTGGCTGTTCCAGATCCCGATGTGGGCGGGCATTATCGCCGTGCCGCTGGCGGTCGTGATGGGCTTCGTGGCCGCACGCGTGACAGGCGAGACCGACGTCACGCCCACCAAGGCGCTCGGCCCCGTTACGCAGCTGATCTACGGCGTGATCACGCCCGGCAATCTCTCCGGCAACATCATGTCGGCCAACGTCACGGGCGGCATCGGCCTGCACGCGGCCGACCTGCTCACCACGCTGAAGACCGGCTGGCTGCTGGGCGCGAAACCGCGGCACCAGCTCTACGCGCAGCTCTTCGGCGTGATTGCCGGCGCCATCATCGTCGTGCCCGCCTTCAACATCATCCTGCCGGATCCGAGCTTGCTCGGCGGCGAAGCCTGGCCGGCGCCTTCGTGCGTCGTCTGGGCGGGTGTGTCGAAAGCCTTCTCCGGTGGCCTCGCCGCGCTGCATCCCACCTCGAAGACGGCGATCCTGGTCGGCCTCGCGTTGGGCGTCGCGCTGGCGCTGCTGGAGAAGTTCGCTCCGAAGAAGCTCCGCTCCGCGCTGCCTTCGCCCTCCGGCCTCGGCATCGCGATGGTGATCCCGGGCAGCAACTGCATCGCGATGTTCATTGGCGCCGCCGGCGCCGAGTTCATGCGCCGCCGCTTCCCGAAGGTCGCCGAACGCACCGTCGTCCCCGTCGCGTCCGGCCTCATCGCGGGCGAGAGCCTGATGGGCATCCTCATCGCAGTCCTGACCGTCGCGCACCTGCTCTGA
- a CDS encoding sigma-54 dependent transcriptional regulator, whose translation MALKLLMIGDERRTRRMQSWGLPSDGCQMHCATTRGQVNSLLDRHAFNVACVDTRMEEEDALSVIGLLRKRTPQLPVVALLAERDRRLVTALRDLSVEAHLTSPYSIETLRETLDLHAAPEPVPASARPVAIAPTRIASPAAPPPPVPAAAPSEPTLVARDEVARRMLEIAVRAAPSNVAILILGETGTGKNLLAQTIHDQSPLRAKPFVTVSCPSLNRELLESDLFGHVRGAFTGAVQDTWGKVSAADGGTLFLDEIGDLPPSLQPKLLRLLQEKQYERVGETTPRSANVRIIAATNRDLKAEVAAGRFREDLYYRLNVITLEVPPLRCRPADIMAAAEQFLATICRQLGKRCPTFTPEARRLLENHGWPGNLRELRNAVERAAVLSDAATLDLNDFPDLLRQPSVPRYQVGAPISLRALEIAHIQMVVARSGTLEEAARILEIDKSTLYRKRRAMESQVAPFSADEEHVAVAGGGR comes from the coding sequence ATGGCGCTCAAACTCCTCATGATCGGCGATGAACGCAGGACGCGTCGCATGCAAAGCTGGGGTCTGCCGTCGGATGGCTGCCAGATGCACTGCGCGACCACCCGCGGCCAGGTGAACAGCCTGCTCGACCGCCACGCGTTCAACGTGGCGTGCGTCGACACCCGGATGGAGGAGGAAGACGCGCTCTCCGTGATCGGCCTCCTACGCAAGCGCACGCCCCAGCTCCCGGTCGTGGCCTTGCTCGCCGAACGTGACCGCCGGCTCGTGACCGCGCTGCGCGACCTCAGCGTCGAGGCCCACCTGACGAGCCCGTATTCGATCGAGACCCTGCGCGAGACGCTGGACCTTCACGCCGCGCCCGAGCCGGTCCCGGCCTCCGCCCGACCCGTCGCGATTGCCCCGACGCGGATCGCTTCGCCTGCCGCCCCTCCGCCCCCCGTGCCCGCCGCCGCGCCGAGCGAGCCCACGCTCGTGGCCCGCGACGAGGTTGCCCGCCGCATGCTCGAGATCGCGGTGCGCGCCGCGCCGTCCAACGTCGCCATCCTGATCCTCGGCGAGACCGGCACGGGCAAGAATCTCCTCGCGCAGACGATCCACGACCAAAGCCCGTTGCGCGCGAAGCCGTTCGTGACGGTGAGCTGCCCGAGCCTCAACCGCGAGCTGCTCGAGAGCGACCTGTTCGGCCACGTGCGCGGCGCCTTCACCGGCGCGGTGCAGGACACCTGGGGCAAGGTGTCCGCGGCGGATGGCGGCACGCTCTTCCTCGACGAAATCGGCGACCTGCCGCCCTCGCTCCAGCCCAAGCTGCTGCGACTCCTGCAGGAGAAGCAGTACGAGCGCGTGGGCGAGACCACTCCCCGCAGCGCCAACGTGCGCATCATCGCCGCGACCAATCGCGACCTGAAGGCCGAGGTCGCCGCCGGCCGTTTTCGCGAGGACCTCTACTACCGGCTCAACGTGATCACGCTCGAGGTGCCGCCGCTACGCTGCCGGCCGGCCGACATCATGGCGGCCGCGGAGCAGTTCCTCGCCACGATCTGCCGGCAGCTCGGCAAACGGTGTCCGACGTTCACGCCCGAGGCGCGGCGGCTGCTCGAGAACCACGGCTGGCCCGGCAACCTGCGCGAGCTGCGCAATGCCGTGGAGCGCGCCGCCGTGCTGAGCGACGCCGCGACGCTCGATCTCAACGATTTTCCGGACCTGCTGCGGCAACCCTCGGTGCCGCGCTACCAGGTCGGCGCGCCGATCAGCCTCCGCGCGCTTGAGATCGCGCATATCCAGATGGTCGTCGCCCGCAGCGGCACCCTCGAGGAGGCAGCGCGCATCCTGGAAATCGACAAATCCACGCTCTATCGGAAACGCCGCGCCATGGAGTCCCAGGTCGCGCCGTTCTCGGCCGACGAGGAGCACGTCGCCGTTGCCGGCGGCGGCCGCTGA